The region TTGGCGATATCAGAAACCGTAACCATAGTTGTAATCGAATCAATGTTGAGGCATATCAATGCTTTCTCTATAACTTTCGGCCAAACGGAAAAGTTCTTGTTCTGTACCCGACAGCTTCTAGCTGTCGGTATGCAACTATTTTATTAACGTCGACAGCCAGAAGCTGTCGGGTACAACTATGCTAACCAACGTCGAACACATCGGTATTGCCGTCCGCGATCTCGCGGCATCGAATGAGTTATTTGCCAAACTGCTGAACGTACAGCCTTACAAAGCCGAAACGGTAGCATCGGAAGGGGTCTCTACGTCGTTTTTTAAGGTAAATCAGACCAAGATCGAACTGCTCGAAGCGACCAACCCCGATAGCCCCATCGCTAAGTTTCTGGAGAAAAAAGGGGAAGGAGTCCACCACATTGCCTTTGAAGTAGAGGATATCCAAAGCGAGATCGAGCGGTTGAAATCGGAAGGATTCACGGTATTGAACGAGGTACCTAAGCGCGGGGCCGACAATAAACTAGTTTGTTTCCTGCATCCTAAAGGCACAAACGGCGTTTTGGTCGAACTTTGCCAGGACATAAAGGAATAAAGTATTACAGAATGAAGGAACCCAAAAAAGGATTTTTGGCCGGGCTGTTGCTGTTAGCTGCCGTTACCATCACCCGCGCCCAGTTACCCATTGGCTACGCGGCCCGATATGCCCAG is a window of Spirosoma linguale DSM 74 DNA encoding:
- a CDS encoding methylmalonyl-CoA epimerase (TIGRFAM: methylmalonyl-CoA epimerase~PFAM: Glyoxalase/bleomycin resistance protein/dioxygenase~KEGG: dal:Dalk_3779 methylmalonyl-CoA epimerase), which codes for MLTNVEHIGIAVRDLAASNELFAKLLNVQPYKAETVASEGVSTSFFKVNQTKIELLEATNPDSPIAKFLEKKGEGVHHIAFEVEDIQSEIERLKSEGFTVLNEVPKRGADNKLVCFLHPKGTNGVLVELCQDIKE